GATCTGGACCAATCCTCGGGAATGGCCGAAAGGATCAAAGTTGATCGCTGTGGTCGGCTCCACATCAAAATGTTTTTTGAAATAACGCTTCCCCAGAAGAATCTGGCGGATAAAGGATTCTCCGCTGGGCATGTTGCAATCAGGCTGCAAATACCAGCCGCCCATGATGTGCCATTTCTTCTCGCGGACCAGCCGTTGAATGCGCTCAAAAAGGGCGGGCTC
This genomic window from Candidatus Hydrogenedentota bacterium contains:
- a CDS encoding alpha-mannosidase, which gives rise to MKRLHLICNAHLDPYWMWEWEEGAAEAISTFRTAADFCEDHDGFVFNHNEVILYKWVAEYEPALFERIQRLVREKKWHIMGGWYLQPDCNMPSGESFIRQILLGKRYFKKHFDVEPTTAINFDPFGHSRGLVQI